The genomic segment CACCGAACCTTCGGGAACCGTGAAGCCGGGGTCTCGGCGCTCACGCTCGATATGAGCCATCACGTTCGTGACCGAGCCCGGGCTCAGCGGCACCTCGGTGGCGTACTCCAGCCACTCCATCTGACGCTGGTTTCGGTCACTCTTCGTGACATAGCCATCCGGGTGTAGGGCACAGGAATTGGGTGCCATCAGCAGCAGGACAAGCGGGATCAACAGCAGAAGACGGGCGGGCAATGGGGGGAACTCCCTTCGGATCCGGGGATCCTACTCCTCCCATGGGCTGGAAGTCCAGAGCCGCCTATCTGCGGCCCCGGAGCACCGAAAGCAGGATGACCAGGGGAAAGCCGGTCATCGAATAGGCTGCGGTGAAGATTCCGAGGTCGAGGCGACCCAGCGATCCGACCGCCACGATGATCGTGAGAGCCAGATTTCGCGCCGAGAACTCGATCGCGAACGTGAAACGGTCGTGGGGGTCCAGGGAGAGGAGCCAACCCAACCCCCAACCGAACACCATCGCAGTGAGTGTCCACGCACTCGCCACCAGCATCGCCCGGAGGAACTCCTCTCCGGAGGGCAACATGCTCTGCTGGGAAACCGCGCCTAGCACGGTGAGGACAAGCACGGCAACGACTGCGGCACGGTTCGCCAGGGAGACATAGCGTTTGGATGCCTCCGGGCGATGGTGGCGCACGAGCATTCCGAGGCCGATCGGAAGCGCCAGGAAGAGACCCAACTGGGTGGCGAGCATCCGCACCGGCACTTCCACCTCTCCGGTGTCCCCGAGGAAGATCTCGATGCTGAGAGCCGTGAAGAGCGGAAGACTGAGAACCGCGAGCAGCGAGGAAATGGCGGTCAGTGTCACCGAGAGTGCGACGTTCGCGCCCGCGACGGCGGCCATCACATTCGACATCCCGGCACCCGGCGTCGCCGCGAGGATCATCGCTCCCGCGGCGAATGCGGGCGTGAGACCGGTCGATGTGACGAGGGCCCACGTCATCAGCGGCAGCAGGATCAGCTGCCCGAGGGTTCCGCCGACGACGGCGCGCGGAACCGACATCACCCGGCGAAAATCATCCGGGACGAGCTGCAGGCCGACCACGAACATCAACGGCAGCAGGATCAGCGGGCCGAGTAGCTGCTGGTAGATCTCCAGGCTGACTAACTCGCTGGCGCAGAGCCGGGCCCGCGTTCGAGTGCAGGCAAGCCCTCGGGCAGGACATGGAATGGCTGCTTGTCGAGCATGTGAATGGCCATGTCCGGGCTGAAGACGCTCGGATCATCCAGCGTGCCCACCTTGACGATCACGACACCCGCCATGGCAGGCGACTTCGCAAGGATATGCGTTCCGCAATCCGCGCAGAATTCGCGCGTAACCGGAGTCTCGAGATCACTGCGGCTGAAGCCCTTGGGCGTGCCCTGGCTGTAGCTGAAGCCGGTTTCGGGCAGAAGCATGATGAAGTTTGGCCCGCCGCCCGAGATGTACTGGCACTCGCGGCAATGGCACTGGCCCTTGAACATCGGATCGGCATCGATCTGGTAGCGCAGCCCGCCGCAATAGCATCCGCCTTCGGCTTTCATCGAAACTCCCTCCTCTTGGTGAACCAGGAGGCTACCACGATGGGGCGGTCTAGGGCTGGGAGTCGGAGCCTTGTCTGGGCAACCAGGTCGTGAGGGCAACCGCCGCGAGCATGGCCACCGATGGGATGACCGGGAAGTGGTAGCGATCCTGGATCACGATGACGCCGTGAACGGCCGCAAAGTAGGCCCACGTCAGCACCGCCGGGTGGAACGCCATCCGCCAGAAGCCGTTCCGACGAGCGAGAATCACCAACCCGCCGAGAGCGAGCGCCAGCACCCCCCACCAATACCCGGTGGAGAGGGCCCGAAAGATATCGAGGCTCTCGGGACCCGTCCGATCGGCGATTCCCTCGCCGTTCCAGCGCACCCCGATGGTTTCACGGTCGTGGAGCAACACCGCTTTTCGAATCGATCGGAATACGAAGCCCAGCGGATCGGCCGAAATGAACTCCCTGGCACGCCGCCCCAACTCTTCATCCCGCAGATGCTGTGGTTTGAGATGGATCCCATCCCGGGGAATGGGGTGGTAGCGGCCGTCCGTCCCGGGGTGGTTGCCCATCCAGAGGTTGGTTCCGCCATTGGTCGACATGATCACCGCACTTCCGAATGCCCGGTAGTTGCGGAGCGTCCACGGCGCCACGGTCGCTGCCATGACCAGTGCCGCGATGGCCGCACCCACGAGGGTGCGACGCCAGGTACCCGTCTGGACAACTCGGGCCACGCTCCAG from the bacterium genome contains:
- a CDS encoding GFA family protein; the protein is MKAEGGCYCGGLRYQIDADPMFKGQCHCRECQYISGGGPNFIMLLPETGFSYSQGTPKGFSRSDLETPVTREFCADCGTHILAKSPAMAGVVIVKVGTLDDPSVFSPDMAIHMLDKQPFHVLPEGLPALERGPGSAPAS
- a CDS encoding glycosyltransferase family 39 protein; translated protein: MASDSKGSSRLGSPTASLAVLAVAALVRFAWAAWIPIRPVSDSVMYLNYAARLAVGDGYTSDSGNPIAFWPVGPSFFYSLFLRAFENPMPWIAAFQAAIGAATVLGVMSLARRWFSPAVAIAAGGFLALWPSQIQFVTVFASELLFVAVMVAAWYAWDRDASARHPGWALGAGLLLGVSCYLRPVSLLLLVPWSVARVVQTGTWRRTLVGAAIAALVMAATVAPWTLRNYRAFGSAVIMSTNGGTNLWMGNHPGTDGRYHPIPRDGIHLKPQHLRDEELGRRAREFISADPLGFVFRSIRKAVLLHDRETIGVRWNGEGIADRTGPESLDIFRALSTGYWWGVLALALGGLVILARRNGFWRMAFHPAVLTWAYFAAVHGVIVIQDRYHFPVIPSVAMLAAVALTTWLPRQGSDSQP